The following proteins are co-located in the Mus pahari chromosome 14, PAHARI_EIJ_v1.1, whole genome shotgun sequence genome:
- the Slc16a11 gene encoding monocarboxylate transporter 11 isoform X1, whose product MTPKPAGPPDGGWGWVVAAAAFAVNGLSYGLLRSLGLALPDLAEHFERSAQDTAWVSALALAVQQAASPVGSALSTRWGARPVVMVGGVLTSLGLVFSAFARSLLHLYLGLGLLAGSGWALVFAPALGTLSRYFSRRRVLAVGLALTGNGASSLLLAPALQFLLDTFGWRGALLLLGAVTLHLTPCGALLRPLALSGDPLAPPRSPLAALGLGLFKRRAFSVFALGTALIGGGYFVPYVHLGPHALDQGMGGYGAALVVAVAAVGDACARLVSGWLADQGWVPLPRLLVVFGSLTGLGVLAMGLVPTVGTEEGWGAPLLAAAGAYGLSAGSYAPLVFGVLPGLVGIGGVVQATGLVMMLMSLGGLLGPPLSGFLRDKTGDFSASFLVCSSFILSGSFIYMGLPRALPSCRPASPPATPPPERGELLPVPQVSLLSAGGAGSIRDTTC is encoded by the exons ATGACCCCCAAGCCGGCCGGACCCCCGGacgggggctggggctgggtggTGGCGGCCGCAGCATTCGCCGTGAACGGGCTCTCCTACGGGCTCTTACGCTCCCTGGGCCTTGCCCTCCCCGACCTCGCGGAGCACTTTGAACGAAGCGCCCAGGACACTGCGTGGGTCAGCGCCCTGGCCTTGGCCGTGCAGCAGGCAGCCA GCCCAGTGGGCAGCGCCCTGAGCACTCGCTGGGGGGCACGCCCCGTGGTGATGGTTGGGGGAGTCCTAACCTCGCTTGGCTTGGTCTTCTCGGCTTTCGCCCGAAGCCTCCTGCACCTCTACCTCGGCCTGGGCCTCCTCGCTG GCTCTGGCTGGGCCCTGGTGTTCGCCCCAGCCCTGGGTACCCTCTCTCGGTACTTCTCCCGCCGTCGGGTCTTGGCGGTAGGGTTGGCGCTCACCGGTAATGGGGCATCCTCACTGCTCCTGGCACCTGCCTTGCAGTTCCTCCTTGATACTTTCGGCTGGCGGGGTGCCTTGCTCCTCCTTGGCGCTGTCACCCTTCACCTCACACCATGTGGCGCCTTGCTACGACCTTTAGCTCTCTCTGGTGACCCGCTGGCCCCACCTCGTTCCCCCCTAGCTGCCCTCGGCCTAGGTCTGTTCAAGCGCCGGGCCTTTTCAGTCTTTGCTTTGGGCACGGCCTTGATCGGGGGCGGATACTTCGTCCCCTACGTGCATTTGGGTCCGCACGCTTTAGATCAGGGCATGGGTGGTTATGGGGCAGCGTTGGTGGTGGCTGTCGCTGCAGTGGGAGATGCCTGTGCTCGATTGGTCAGCGGATGGCTGGCAGACCAGGGCTGGGTGCCCCTTCCGCGGCTTCTGGTGGTGTTTGGGTCTCTGACTGGGTTAGGGGTACTGGCAATGGGACTAGTGCCTACTGTGGGGACAGAGGAGGGTTGGGGGGCTCCTCTGCTAGCCGCTGCTGGGGCCTATGGCCTGAGTGCCGGGAGTTATGCCCCACTGGTTTTCGGTGTGCTCCCGGGGCTGGTGGGCATTGGAGGTGTGGTGCAGGCCACAGGGCTGGTGATGATGCTGATGAGCCTCGGGGGACTCCTGGGCCCTCCTCTGTCAG GCTTCCTAAGGGATAAGACAGGAGACTTCAGTGCCTCTTTCCTGGTGTGCAGCTCTTTCATCCTCTCTGGCAGTTTCATCTACATGGGGCTGCCCAGAGCCCTCCCTTCCTGCCGGCCAGCCTCACCTCCAGCAACCCCTCCACCAGAGAGAGGGGAGCTGCTCCCAGTTCCACAAGTCTCCCTGCTCTCCGCGGGGGGCGCTGGCTCCATCCGGGATACCACCTGTTGA
- the Slc16a11 gene encoding monocarboxylate transporter 11 isoform X2, with amino-acid sequence MVGGVLTSLGLVFSAFARSLLHLYLGLGLLAGSGWALVFAPALGTLSRYFSRRRVLAVGLALTGNGASSLLLAPALQFLLDTFGWRGALLLLGAVTLHLTPCGALLRPLALSGDPLAPPRSPLAALGLGLFKRRAFSVFALGTALIGGGYFVPYVHLGPHALDQGMGGYGAALVVAVAAVGDACARLVSGWLADQGWVPLPRLLVVFGSLTGLGVLAMGLVPTVGTEEGWGAPLLAAAGAYGLSAGSYAPLVFGVLPGLVGIGGVVQATGLVMMLMSLGGLLGPPLSGFLRDKTGDFSASFLVCSSFILSGSFIYMGLPRALPSCRPASPPATPPPERGELLPVPQVSLLSAGGAGSIRDTTC; translated from the exons ATGGTTGGGGGAGTCCTAACCTCGCTTGGCTTGGTCTTCTCGGCTTTCGCCCGAAGCCTCCTGCACCTCTACCTCGGCCTGGGCCTCCTCGCTG GCTCTGGCTGGGCCCTGGTGTTCGCCCCAGCCCTGGGTACCCTCTCTCGGTACTTCTCCCGCCGTCGGGTCTTGGCGGTAGGGTTGGCGCTCACCGGTAATGGGGCATCCTCACTGCTCCTGGCACCTGCCTTGCAGTTCCTCCTTGATACTTTCGGCTGGCGGGGTGCCTTGCTCCTCCTTGGCGCTGTCACCCTTCACCTCACACCATGTGGCGCCTTGCTACGACCTTTAGCTCTCTCTGGTGACCCGCTGGCCCCACCTCGTTCCCCCCTAGCTGCCCTCGGCCTAGGTCTGTTCAAGCGCCGGGCCTTTTCAGTCTTTGCTTTGGGCACGGCCTTGATCGGGGGCGGATACTTCGTCCCCTACGTGCATTTGGGTCCGCACGCTTTAGATCAGGGCATGGGTGGTTATGGGGCAGCGTTGGTGGTGGCTGTCGCTGCAGTGGGAGATGCCTGTGCTCGATTGGTCAGCGGATGGCTGGCAGACCAGGGCTGGGTGCCCCTTCCGCGGCTTCTGGTGGTGTTTGGGTCTCTGACTGGGTTAGGGGTACTGGCAATGGGACTAGTGCCTACTGTGGGGACAGAGGAGGGTTGGGGGGCTCCTCTGCTAGCCGCTGCTGGGGCCTATGGCCTGAGTGCCGGGAGTTATGCCCCACTGGTTTTCGGTGTGCTCCCGGGGCTGGTGGGCATTGGAGGTGTGGTGCAGGCCACAGGGCTGGTGATGATGCTGATGAGCCTCGGGGGACTCCTGGGCCCTCCTCTGTCAG GCTTCCTAAGGGATAAGACAGGAGACTTCAGTGCCTCTTTCCTGGTGTGCAGCTCTTTCATCCTCTCTGGCAGTTTCATCTACATGGGGCTGCCCAGAGCCCTCCCTTCCTGCCGGCCAGCCTCACCTCCAGCAACCCCTCCACCAGAGAGAGGGGAGCTGCTCCCAGTTCCACAAGTCTCCCTGCTCTCCGCGGGGGGCGCTGGCTCCATCCGGGATACCACCTGTTGA